From one Rosa rugosa chromosome 4, drRosRugo1.1, whole genome shotgun sequence genomic stretch:
- the LOC133744510 gene encoding uncharacterized protein LOC133744510 encodes MELKLEELRLHVFNLERAMLEILNDDCIEEVVSEVVGIVSLKANKTHNLLSQTVVTTFVEEMDEELLGEHGRSSQDPLKKLTKSPVLDGYADEGPHEELIHEELKPDPVMRVKQQPQKTLRSRKQQRSKPKALIFSISGLITLENAHLMKFLFRKNGIGEDKWSEVVASYGDYAVTRKEFQCLSPATPLSCKARLSSISHCTYN; translated from the exons ATGGAACTCAAGCTGGAGGAGTTAAGATTACATGTATTTAACTTAGAACGTGCGATGCTTGAAATATTGAATGATGATTGCATTGAGGAAGTTGTTTCTGAGGTTGTGGGAATTGTGAGTTTAAAGGCCAATAAGACTCATAACCTGTTGAGTCAAACCGTTGTTACAACCTTTGTGGAGGAAATGGATGAGGAGTTGCTTGGTGAACATGGGAGAAGCAGTCAAGACCCACTAAAAAAATTGACCAAGTCACCAGTGCTGGATGGCTATGCTGATGAGGGACCCCATGAGGAACTCATACATGAGGAG CTCAAACCTGACCCTGTGATGAGGGTTAAACAGCAGCCACAAAAGACTCTTCGTTCTCGGAAGCAACAAAGGAGTAAACCCAAAGCCCTAATTTTCTCAATAAGCGGTCTTATCACACTTGAGAATGCACATCTCATGAAATTTTTATTTAGGAAGAATGGCATTGGAGAAGACAAGTGGAG TGAAGTAGTAGCTAGTTATGGTGACTACGCCGTTACTAGAAAGGAATTTCAGTGTCTCTCTCCAGCAACTCCACTATCTTGCAAGGCTAGACTCTCATCTATTTCCCATTGTACATATAATTGA